A single region of the Novosphingobium sp. SL115 genome encodes:
- a CDS encoding M16 family metallopeptidase, whose product MIPHRLLPFPALLLLAACTAQPGTLASAPKPTWAFQQSDLPADPAYRFGQLENGMRFIIRRNATPAGTAQVRMDIATGSLDERENERGFAHFVEHMAFNGSTHVPEGEMVKLLERNGLSFGADTNAQTSFEQTLYMLELPRNDAKLLDTALMLMRETASELTIAPEAVQRERGVVMSELRDGQGWQRTNLEDQLAFFYPQATYPKRLPIGTVDALNAATAQTLKAFWQREYVPSKTTLVVVGDFDPDVVETALRARFADWQPRPQSARPDQGKVLPKQKDAVDIHLDPSLSERVTASRHGPWLDEPDSVANRRRNLLRQIGYGVVNRRFQRMSRVIDPPFRGAGLGTSEVFHIGRTTNLIVDTVDGGWQRGFAAAAGAYARALSGGFTQGEIAEQVANIRTGLENAAAGADTRPHGALTGAALALIRDDIVPTTPQSGLDRFNRFAASITPKTVMEALRQEAVPLKNPLIRWQGRTPPAGGEQALRQTWAKATRAKATAGEIPAPMPFAYTDFGPAGTVTSDTTEPLFGIRQIRFANHVMLNLKRTDLAKDRVEVRLNIDGGEMLDSKTDPLATDMTGVLARGGLGKHSEDDLQTLLAGRSVAMGLGAGGDTFDSGVTTTPRDLALQLQLWAAMVTDPGYRPEGEVLYRQNIANFFARLRSSPQAALSNSIGGVLSANDPRFTLQSQDAFAALGYAKLRNAIADRLAHGAIEIAVVGDIDEAATIDAVARTFGALPQREAEFRPYTAERQRSFTPQRGLTVIRHTGEANQAIIRNVWPTRDDRDPQEAMALTVLSEVAQIEVTDTVREKLGKAYSPSASGSLSHVWPGYGTFAISASVDLADIAATRAALDETMRALASGPVDADVLQRARAPMLERIDNALKTNGGWMALAERASTEPDRLQRAKSARARVESITVADLQALAKRYLTPEKAVQVLVLPEGAAAPKG is encoded by the coding sequence ATGATCCCGCACCGCCTGCTTCCGTTTCCCGCCCTGCTGCTTCTTGCCGCCTGCACCGCGCAGCCTGGCACCCTTGCCAGCGCCCCCAAACCCACATGGGCGTTCCAGCAAAGCGATTTGCCCGCCGATCCCGCCTACCGCTTCGGCCAGCTCGAAAACGGCATGCGCTTCATCATCCGGCGCAATGCCACGCCTGCCGGCACCGCGCAGGTGCGCATGGACATCGCCACCGGTTCGCTGGACGAGCGCGAAAACGAGCGCGGTTTTGCCCATTTTGTCGAACATATGGCCTTCAACGGCTCCACCCACGTCCCCGAAGGCGAGATGGTCAAGCTGCTGGAACGCAATGGCCTGTCGTTCGGCGCAGATACCAACGCCCAGACCTCGTTCGAACAAACGCTCTACATGCTCGAACTGCCGCGCAATGATGCAAAGCTGCTCGACACAGCGCTGATGCTGATGCGCGAAACCGCCAGCGAATTGACCATCGCGCCAGAAGCGGTGCAGCGCGAACGCGGCGTCGTCATGTCGGAACTGCGCGATGGGCAGGGCTGGCAGCGCACCAATCTGGAAGACCAGCTTGCGTTCTTCTACCCGCAGGCAACCTATCCCAAACGCCTGCCCATCGGCACGGTCGATGCGCTGAACGCCGCTACCGCGCAAACGCTCAAGGCCTTCTGGCAACGCGAATATGTGCCATCCAAAACCACGCTGGTCGTGGTGGGCGATTTCGATCCCGATGTGGTCGAAACTGCCCTGCGCGCCCGCTTTGCCGATTGGCAGCCGCGCCCGCAAAGCGCTCGCCCCGATCAGGGCAAAGTGCTGCCCAAGCAAAAGGATGCGGTGGACATCCACCTCGATCCCTCGCTGTCCGAACGGGTCACCGCATCGCGCCACGGCCCATGGCTGGACGAACCCGACAGCGTGGCCAACCGCCGCCGCAACCTGCTGCGGCAGATCGGTTATGGCGTGGTCAACCGCCGGTTTCAGCGGATGAGCCGGGTGATAGATCCGCCGTTCCGGGGCGCCGGCCTTGGCACCAGCGAAGTGTTCCACATCGGCCGCACCACCAACCTTATCGTCGATACGGTCGACGGCGGCTGGCAACGCGGGTTTGCCGCCGCCGCCGGGGCCTATGCCCGCGCGCTGTCAGGCGGTTTTACGCAGGGCGAGATTGCCGAACAGGTCGCCAATATCCGCACCGGGCTGGAAAACGCGGCTGCCGGAGCCGACACTCGCCCCCATGGTGCATTGACAGGCGCGGCGCTGGCGCTGATCCGCGATGATATTGTCCCCACCACACCGCAATCAGGCCTTGATCGCTTCAACCGGTTTGCCGCCTCGATCACGCCCAAAACCGTGATGGAAGCATTGCGGCAAGAAGCCGTACCGCTGAAAAACCCCCTGATCCGCTGGCAGGGCCGCACACCGCCCGCCGGGGGCGAACAGGCCCTGCGCCAGACATGGGCCAAAGCCACCAGGGCCAAGGCAACAGCGGGCGAAATCCCCGCGCCCATGCCCTTTGCCTATACCGATTTCGGCCCGGCAGGCACCGTCACGTCTGACACCACCGAACCGCTGTTCGGCATCCGCCAGATCCGCTTTGCCAACCATGTCATGCTCAACCTCAAACGCACCGATCTTGCAAAGGATCGCGTCGAGGTCCGCCTCAATATCGACGGCGGCGAAATGCTGGACAGCAAGACCGATCCTCTGGCCACAGACATGACCGGCGTTCTGGCGCGTGGCGGCCTTGGCAAACATAGCGAGGACGATTTGCAAACCCTGCTGGCGGGCCGCTCGGTCGCCATGGGGCTGGGCGCAGGCGGCGATACCTTCGACAGCGGCGTCACCACCACCCCGCGCGATCTGGCGCTGCAATTGCAATTGTGGGCAGCCATGGTCACCGATCCCGGCTATCGCCCCGAAGGCGAAGTGCTTTACCGGCAGAACATCGCCAACTTCTTTGCCCGCCTGCGCTCCAGCCCTCAGGCCGCGCTGTCCAACAGCATCGGCGGGGTGCTTTCAGCCAACGACCCGCGGTTCACCCTGCAATCGCAGGACGCCTTTGCCGCATTGGGCTATGCCAAATTGCGCAACGCCATCGCTGACCGGTTGGCCCACGGCGCCATCGAAATCGCCGTTGTCGGCGATATCGATGAAGCCGCCACTATAGATGCGGTTGCCCGCACCTTTGGCGCCCTGCCCCAACGGGAAGCGGAATTCCGCCCTTACACGGCAGAACGACAGCGCAGCTTTACCCCGCAACGAGGGTTGACCGTCATCCGCCATACAGGCGAAGCCAATCAGGCGATCATCCGCAATGTCTGGCCCACCCGCGATGATCGTGATCCGCAAGAGGCGATGGCACTTACCGTGCTGAGCGAAGTCGCCCAGATCGAAGTGACCGACACTGTGCGCGAAAAGCTGGGCAAGGCCTATTCCCCCAGCGCATCGGGCAGCCTTTCCCACGTCTGGCCCGGCTATGGCACTTTCGCCATCTCCGCCTCGGTCGATCTCGCGGACATCGCCGCCACCCGCGCTGCCTTGGACGAAACCATGCGCGCCCTCGCCAGTGGCCCCGTAGATGCCGATGTGTTGCAACGCGCCCGCGCGCCCATGCTGGAACGTATCGACAATGCGCTGAAAACCAACGGCGGCTGGATGGCACTGGCCGAACGCGCCAGCACCGAACCTGACCGCCTGCAACGCGCAAAATCCGCCCGCGCCCGCGTGGAAAGCATCACCGTCGCAGACCTGCAAGCCTTGGCCAAACGCTACCTCACCCCGGAAAAAGCCGTGCAAGTGCTGGTCCTACCCGAAGGCGCTGCTGCGCCGAAAGGTTGA
- the purQ gene encoding phosphoribosylformylglycinamidine synthase subunit PurQ, with the protein MAFTSAVITFPGSNCDRDMAVAVEQVCGGTVHRVWHGDAELPDNLDFIALPGGFSYGDYLRSGAMAARSPVMQAVVRAAERGVAVLGVCNGFQVLTEAGLLPGALMRNAGIRFVCRDVALTVENNQSLFTAGYTAGQEILIPVAHHDGNYFADAETLDRIEGEGRVAFRYAQDVNGSARNIAGVLNARGNVLGMMPHPERMIEAAQGGSDGRALFESVVRGLVTA; encoded by the coding sequence ATGGCCTTCACCTCCGCCGTCATCACCTTCCCCGGCTCGAACTGCGATCGCGACATGGCGGTTGCGGTTGAACAGGTTTGCGGCGGCACCGTCCACCGCGTCTGGCACGGCGATGCCGAACTGCCCGACAATCTCGATTTCATCGCCCTGCCCGGCGGCTTCTCCTATGGCGACTACTTGCGATCGGGCGCCATGGCGGCACGCTCGCCAGTGATGCAGGCCGTGGTCCGCGCGGCGGAACGCGGCGTGGCAGTGCTGGGCGTGTGCAACGGCTTTCAGGTGCTGACCGAAGCGGGCCTGCTGCCTGGCGCGCTGATGCGCAACGCGGGCATCCGCTTCGTCTGCCGCGACGTGGCGCTGACGGTTGAAAACAACCAGTCGCTGTTTACCGCAGGCTACACCGCCGGACAGGAAATCCTGATCCCGGTGGCGCACCACGACGGCAACTACTTCGCCGATGCAGAAACGCTGGACCGGATCGAAGGCGAAGGCCGCGTTGCTTTCCGCTATGCGCAGGACGTCAACGGATCGGCCCGCAATATCGCAGGCGTGCTGAACGCGCGCGGCAATGTGCTGGGCATGATGCCACATCCCGAACGCATGATCGAAGCTGCGCAAGGCGGATCGGATGGCCGGGCCCTGTTTGAAAGCGTGGTGCGCGGTCTGGTTACGGCCTGA
- a CDS encoding putative bifunctional diguanylate cyclase/phosphodiesterase, protein MDKLPILAVIGFRDPADGDWSRLRGFQYSSLARLTFARLIAHGLSALLVLQIFAGTIHIALLISWMAILVGVLIYGARFDRSLIDADRRRISRQEAHRQTVSSLLIALVWVVPMLGFAPLASAEQRMMLWTVLATLMTGMAVTFAALPMATVLFSGIVGASALATFLFEAEFIQAAVAVSYIAIVGIGAVEGARTFLGARLAEAGMAEKSEVVSLLLREFEEGDADWLWQIDATRRVRSVSPRFAFALGADPEDVEGKPLIQLISGAAWDMGHFHSSMHDLAERLKRRESFANLLVRVTLHENHRWWELSASPKFDDNGSFLGFRGVGSDVTEQRESAEKIAYLARYDTLTGLPNRMMLTEAVGHALAYAEQWRTRCAFLMLDLDRFKSINDSLGHHVGDQLLALVSERLRTIVGDEGTCARLGGDEFAVVVRDAPDSERIDELAKAIIAALSKPYEVGHHTLFVGASIGSAYGPRDGTTVETLLRNADLALYRVKDEGGGRHCTYEPSLHAHAEERRQLEFSLRHALERDEFSLMFQPVVDAQTEEVLSFEALLRWNNAEHGMVSPAKFIPLAEDTRLIVPIGEWVLRMACREAMKWPASVKVAVNVSGEQLLDPYFAETVVSALSITGLPPHRLEIEVTESIFVRDGTTAQMTLENLMGIGCGVALDDFGTGYSSLGYLRKMRFSTIKVDRSFVQGAARNNPESLAIVRAVVAMADSLDMSTTAEGVETELELDVIRRLGCKKIQGYYFGRPMHSADALALFDTIRLGARIRA, encoded by the coding sequence ATGGACAAGTTGCCCATACTCGCCGTGATCGGCTTCCGCGATCCGGCGGATGGCGACTGGTCGCGCCTGCGCGGCTTTCAGTATTCCAGCTTGGCGCGTTTGACGTTCGCCCGGCTTATCGCCCACGGCCTTTCGGCCTTGCTGGTCCTGCAGATTTTCGCCGGAACGATCCACATCGCGCTTTTGATAAGCTGGATGGCTATACTCGTCGGCGTGCTGATTTATGGCGCACGTTTCGACCGCTCGTTGATCGATGCAGACCGGCGTCGTATTTCGCGACAGGAAGCCCATCGACAGACCGTCTCGTCGTTGCTGATTGCTCTGGTATGGGTGGTGCCGATGCTCGGTTTCGCCCCACTGGCTTCTGCTGAGCAGCGCATGATGCTGTGGACGGTGCTGGCGACACTGATGACAGGAATGGCAGTAACTTTTGCCGCGCTGCCAATGGCCACCGTGCTTTTTTCGGGCATCGTGGGCGCATCGGCTTTGGCAACGTTCCTGTTCGAAGCTGAATTCATTCAAGCCGCGGTTGCAGTCAGCTATATCGCCATTGTCGGTATCGGTGCAGTTGAAGGCGCCCGGACATTTCTGGGCGCGCGACTGGCCGAAGCGGGCATGGCTGAAAAGAGCGAGGTCGTATCGCTGCTGCTGCGCGAATTTGAAGAAGGTGACGCCGACTGGCTGTGGCAGATTGATGCCACACGCCGGGTGCGCTCGGTCAGTCCGCGCTTCGCCTTTGCGCTGGGCGCTGACCCTGAAGATGTTGAAGGTAAACCGCTGATCCAGCTCATATCAGGTGCAGCATGGGATATGGGGCATTTCCATTCCAGCATGCACGATCTGGCTGAGCGACTGAAGCGGCGGGAAAGTTTTGCCAACCTGCTGGTTCGGGTCACTCTGCACGAGAACCATCGCTGGTGGGAGCTTTCGGCATCACCCAAGTTTGATGACAACGGTTCGTTCCTTGGCTTCCGTGGTGTCGGGTCGGATGTCACCGAGCAGCGCGAAAGTGCCGAGAAAATCGCCTATCTTGCCCGTTATGATACGCTGACAGGCCTGCCCAATCGCATGATGCTGACCGAAGCGGTGGGGCATGCACTGGCGTATGCCGAACAGTGGCGCACCCGTTGCGCCTTCCTGATGCTGGACCTAGACCGGTTCAAATCGATCAACGATTCGTTGGGTCACCATGTTGGCGATCAGCTTCTGGCACTGGTGTCCGAACGGCTGCGGACGATTGTGGGGGATGAAGGCACTTGCGCTCGTCTGGGCGGCGATGAATTTGCAGTCGTGGTGCGCGATGCGCCCGACAGTGAACGGATAGACGAACTGGCCAAGGCGATTATCGCCGCGCTTTCAAAGCCCTATGAAGTGGGGCACCATACGTTGTTTGTGGGAGCCAGTATCGGGTCGGCCTATGGCCCGCGTGATGGGACAACGGTTGAGACGCTGCTGCGCAATGCCGACCTCGCGCTTTACCGGGTCAAGGATGAAGGCGGCGGACGGCACTGCACGTATGAGCCATCGCTGCACGCCCATGCCGAAGAGCGCCGTCAGCTTGAATTTTCGCTGCGTCACGCGCTGGAACGCGATGAATTTTCGCTGATGTTCCAGCCGGTTGTCGATGCCCAGACCGAAGAGGTGTTAAGCTTTGAGGCGCTGCTGCGCTGGAACAATGCCGAGCATGGGATGGTCAGCCCGGCAAAGTTCATTCCGCTGGCCGAAGATACCCGCCTGATCGTGCCGATTGGCGAATGGGTGCTGCGCATGGCCTGTCGTGAGGCGATGAAGTGGCCTGCAAGCGTCAAGGTTGCGGTCAATGTTTCGGGTGAGCAGTTGCTGGACCCGTATTTTGCCGAAACCGTGGTGTCGGCGCTGTCGATCACCGGGTTGCCGCCGCACCGCCTTGAAATCGAGGTGACCGAGAGCATTTTTGTGCGCGATGGAACGACCGCGCAGATGACGCTGGAAAACCTGATGGGGATCGGTTGCGGCGTGGCGCTGGACGATTTCGGCACCGGCTATTCGTCGCTCGGCTATCTGCGCAAGATGCGGTTTTCGACGATCAAGGTCGACCGCAGTTTTGTGCAAGGCGCGGCGCGCAACAATCCTGAAAGCCTTGCCATCGTGCGGGCGGTGGTGGCCATGGCCGACAGTCTTGACATGTCGACCACGGCAGAAGGCGTGGAAACGGAATTGGAACTGGACGTGATCCGCCGCCTAGGCTGCAAGAAAATCCAAGGCTATTACTTCGGCCGTCCAATGCACAGCGCCGATGCACTGGCACTGTTCGACACCATTCGTCTGGGCGCGCGGATCAGGGCCTGA
- the purS gene encoding phosphoribosylformylglycinamidine synthase subunit PurS, producing MKVRVIVSLKNGVLDPQGRAIHHALEGLGFSGVNDVRAGRVIELDVADNTTDEALDEMCRKLLANMVIENYRIEKAA from the coding sequence ATGAAGGTCCGCGTCATTGTCAGCCTCAAGAACGGCGTTCTCGATCCGCAGGGCCGCGCCATCCACCACGCGCTCGAAGGTTTGGGCTTTTCCGGCGTCAACGATGTGCGCGCCGGCCGTGTGATCGAACTCGACGTGGCCGACAACACCACGGATGAAGCGCTGGACGAAATGTGCCGCAAGCTTCTCGCCAACATGGTGATCGAAAACTACCGCATCGAAAAGGCGGCCTGA
- a CDS encoding isocitrate lyase → MTYHSKIVEAGKAIAPFAQTWDGIEPESVARMRLQNRFHTGLDIARYTAKIMRRDMEAYDADPANYTQSLGCWHGFIGQQKLISIKKHFGTTKGRYLYLSGWMVAALRSEFGPLPDQSMHEKTSVAALIEELYTFLKQADARELGMLFRDLDAAKAAGDAVNTHRLLHKIDEFETHVVPIIADIDAGFGNAEATYLLAKKFIEAGACCIQIENQVSDEKQCGHQDGKVTVPHEDFLAKIRAVRYAFMELGVDDGVIVARTDSLGAGLTKQIAYTREKGDIADQYNSFLDCEDVDAASLGHGDVLIARDGKLMRPKRLPSNLYQFRSGTGEDRCVLDCITSLQNGADLLWIETEKPHIGQIGGMVSRIREVIPNAKLVYNNSPSFNWTLNFRQQVFDAWAAEGRDTGAYDRARLMSVDYDGTELGIEADERIRTFQRDAAAQAGIFHHLITLPTYHTAALSTDNLAKRYFGEEGMLGYVKQVQREEIRQGIACVKHQNMAGSDIGDDHKEYFAGEAALKAGGTHNTMNQFAA, encoded by the coding sequence ATGACCTACCACAGCAAGATCGTCGAAGCTGGCAAGGCCATCGCGCCTTTCGCGCAGACCTGGGACGGCATCGAACCGGAAAGCGTGGCCCGTATGCGCCTGCAGAACCGGTTCCACACCGGGCTGGATATTGCCCGCTACACCGCAAAGATAATGCGCCGCGACATGGAAGCCTATGACGCGGACCCTGCCAACTACACCCAGTCGCTGGGCTGCTGGCACGGCTTCATCGGGCAGCAGAAGCTGATCTCGATCAAGAAGCACTTCGGCACCACCAAGGGCCGCTACCTATATCTGTCAGGCTGGATGGTTGCCGCACTGCGCAGCGAATTTGGCCCGCTGCCCGACCAGTCGATGCACGAAAAGACCAGCGTGGCCGCGCTGATCGAGGAACTTTACACATTCCTGAAGCAGGCGGATGCCCGTGAACTGGGCATGTTGTTCCGCGATCTCGATGCGGCCAAAGCTGCGGGCGATGCGGTCAACACCCACCGCCTGCTGCACAAGATCGATGAATTCGAAACCCACGTCGTTCCGATCATCGCGGACATCGATGCAGGCTTCGGCAATGCAGAAGCGACCTACCTGCTGGCCAAGAAGTTCATCGAAGCGGGCGCATGCTGCATCCAGATCGAAAACCAGGTTTCGGATGAAAAGCAGTGCGGCCACCAGGACGGCAAGGTCACCGTTCCGCACGAAGACTTCCTCGCGAAGATCCGCGCGGTCCGTTATGCCTTCATGGAACTCGGTGTGGATGACGGTGTGATAGTTGCGCGCACCGATTCACTGGGCGCAGGGCTGACCAAGCAGATCGCTTATACCCGCGAAAAGGGCGATATTGCCGATCAATACAACAGCTTCCTTGATTGCGAAGATGTTGATGCGGCCAGTCTTGGCCATGGTGACGTACTGATAGCTCGCGACGGCAAGCTGATGCGGCCCAAGCGTCTGCCTTCAAACCTTTACCAGTTCCGTTCGGGAACCGGCGAGGATCGCTGCGTGCTGGATTGCATCACGTCGCTGCAGAACGGTGCAGACCTGCTGTGGATTGAAACTGAAAAGCCGCACATCGGCCAGATCGGGGGAATGGTCAGCCGCATCCGCGAAGTGATCCCGAATGCCAAGCTGGTTTACAACAACAGCCCCAGCTTCAACTGGACGCTGAACTTCCGTCAGCAGGTGTTTGATGCGTGGGCAGCAGAAGGTCGCGACACGGGCGCTTATGACCGGGCAAGGCTGATGAGCGTGGACTATGACGGCACCGAGCTGGGCATCGAGGCAGACGAACGTATCCGCACGTTCCAGCGCGATGCGGCGGCGCAGGCGGGCATTTTTCACCACCTTATTACCCTGCCCACGTATCACACGGCGGCGCTCAGCACCGACAACCTCGCCAAGCGCTATTTCGGTGAGGAAGGGATGCTGGGTTACGTCAAGCAGGTCCAGCGTGAGGAAATCCGTCAGGGTATCGCCTGCGTCAAGCACCAGAACATGGCTGGCAGCGACATTGGTGACGATCACAAGGAATACTTCGCCGGTGAAGCTGCGCTGAAGGCTGGCGGCACGCACAATACGATGAACCAGTTTGCTGCCTGA
- a CDS encoding TetR/AcrR family transcriptional regulator, which yields MSVIILPMPRITPTDRRARILDAAREEFSERGFAAARLEDVARRVGISRAALYLTFDSKDALFRALVSEVITEVMPTLLPGDYGNLPAAALLRGFIKNAMARIASPDMAFLPRLIVGEGRNFPELARFYHETTMICVLGAVERLIFHGMARGEFSCADPRMTARSVAGGIILAALWQGVFEPVGAEPLDMEWMAESHAELVVLGLRKG from the coding sequence GTGTCAGTTATTATCCTGCCCATGCCACGCATTACCCCTACCGACCGTCGCGCCAGAATCCTTGATGCCGCGCGCGAGGAATTTTCGGAGCGCGGGTTTGCGGCTGCCCGGTTGGAAGACGTGGCGCGGCGTGTGGGGATTAGCCGTGCCGCGCTGTATCTGACGTTCGACAGCAAGGACGCGCTGTTTCGTGCGCTGGTGTCCGAAGTGATTACCGAAGTCATGCCCACGCTTTTGCCCGGCGATTACGGCAACCTGCCTGCCGCCGCCCTGCTGCGCGGGTTCATCAAGAACGCGATGGCGCGCATTGCCAGCCCGGACATGGCGTTCCTGCCCAGGCTGATCGTCGGGGAGGGGCGCAATTTTCCCGAACTGGCGCGGTTCTATCATGAAACCACGATGATCTGCGTGCTGGGGGCGGTTGAGCGGCTGATCTTTCACGGCATGGCGCGCGGTGAATTTTCCTGCGCCGACCCGCGCATGACCGCGCGCAGCGTGGCGGGTGGCATCATCCTTGCGGCGCTGTGGCAAGGTGTGTTCGAGCCGGTGGGGGCAGAGCCGCTGGATATGGAATGGATGGCGGAAAGCCATGCTGAACTGGTGGTATTGGGGTTGCGCAAGGGGTGA
- the purC gene encoding phosphoribosylaminoimidazolesuccinocarboxamide synthase: MSRRRQIYEGKAKILYEGPEPGTIIQYFKDDATAFNAQKRGTINGKGVINNRISEYVFTRLAHIGIPTHFIRRLNMREQLVRQAEIIPIEVVVRNIAAGSISKRLGIEEGEPLPHTLIEYYYKDDALGDPMIAEEHIACFGWASNEEMQDISSMAIRVNDFLCGMFAAINISLVDFKLEFGRIWDGDYSRVILADEISPDGCRLWDMTTGEKLDKDRFRRDLGGEEEAYQEVARRLGLLENDGGPSEVFDLGAHRKLRGKK; encoded by the coding sequence ATGTCGCGTCGCCGCCAGATCTACGAAGGCAAGGCCAAGATCCTTTACGAAGGCCCCGAACCGGGCACGATCATCCAGTATTTCAAGGATGATGCCACCGCGTTCAACGCGCAAAAGCGCGGCACGATCAACGGCAAGGGCGTGATCAACAACCGCATCAGCGAATATGTGTTCACGCGCCTCGCACACATCGGCATCCCCACGCACTTCATCCGCCGCCTGAACATGCGCGAACAGCTTGTGCGTCAGGCCGAAATCATCCCGATCGAAGTGGTCGTGCGCAACATCGCCGCAGGTTCCATTTCCAAGCGCCTTGGCATCGAAGAGGGTGAGCCGCTGCCGCACACCCTGATCGAATACTATTACAAGGACGATGCGCTGGGCGATCCGATGATCGCCGAAGAACACATCGCCTGCTTCGGCTGGGCATCGAACGAGGAAATGCAGGACATTTCCTCGATGGCGATCCGCGTGAACGATTTCCTGTGCGGCATGTTCGCGGCGATCAACATCAGCCTGGTCGACTTCAAGCTTGAATTCGGCCGCATCTGGGACGGCGATTACAGCCGCGTGATCCTGGCCGACGAAATCAGCCCCGACGGCTGCCGCCTGTGGGACATGACCACCGGCGAAAAGCTCGACAAGGATCGCTTCCGCCGCGATCTGGGCGGTGAAGAAGAAGCCTACCAGGAAGTCGCCCGCCGCCTCGGCCTGCTCGAAAACGACGGCGGCCCCAGCGAAGTCTTCGACCTGGGCGCTCACCGCAAGCTGCGCGGCAAGAAGTAA